In SAR324 cluster bacterium, a genomic segment contains:
- a CDS encoding transposase — protein sequence MDKILLKKRTLIETVNDQLKNVCQIEHSRHRSPINAFVHLIAGLVAYTWQEKRPALSWTREEQEILNTHKQLVCV from the coding sequence TTATGGATAAAATCCTTCTCAAGAAGAGGACCTTGATTGAAACCGTCAATGACCAGCTCAAAAACGTCTGCCAGATTGAGCACTCCAGACACCGAAGTCCCATCAACGCATTCGTCCACCTAATCGCTGGGTTGGTCGCCTACACTTGGCAGGAAAAACGTCCGGCACTCTCATGGACTCGAGAGGAACAGGAAATTCTCAACACCCACAAGCAACT